The Actinomycetota bacterium genome has a segment encoding these proteins:
- the ileS gene encoding isoleucine--tRNA ligase — protein sequence MTDPERAWPDVTNHPSFPDLDKAVQARWRERGVFAESLRRRDGAPIWSFYEGPPTANGRPGVHHVEARVFKDVFPRYRTMKGFQVPRKAGWDCHGLPVELEVEKELGLNSKPEIEAFGIEAFNQRCRESVGRYVRDFEDLTERIGFWVDMSDAYWTMDSEYVESVWWALKRLWDDDLIFRDHRVTPYCPRCGTGLSDAEVALGGYRDVADPSVYVRFPIVDGPLAERGASLLVWTTTPWTLPSNAAVAVGPGISYVLARAAQRSDELLIVAADRVTAVLGDDVEVVDQLTAGDLVGLHYEAPFTLVEIDGDYRYVVAADVVTTTEGSGLVHMAPAFGEDDLAIGRREGLPVVNPVDPQGRFDRGPWEGQFVKAADPLIIEALDEAGALVRAGTYEHAYPFCWRCKSPLIYYAKLSWYIRTTARRAELLAQNAKIDWHPEHIRDGRFGNWLENNVDWALSRDRYWGTPLPFWLCPDGHVTVVASRAELGQLAGLDLDDLDPHRPYVDEIVVPCSDCGRDARRVEEVADAWLDSGAMPFAQFGYPHRGRDAFAARFPADFIAEAIDQTRGWFYTLLAESTLVFGETPYRSVLCLGHIVDEDGRKMSKSLGNVLDPWTLLDRSGADALRWLMIAEGNPWLNRRVSVGLTDDILRRFLLTLWNTHYFFTTYARIDGWHPRIGDAPPVADRHPMDRWVLAELADVCDAVDTALERYDVTTATRRLEDFVDDLSNWYVRRSRRRFWKSSAEEPRDKSSAYATLHDVLVTLSQLLAPFTPFVADQLWEDLVRSQDADAAPSVHLTDYPAPPRTWRDDALRAAMDTARRVVEVGRQARNQSGIRIRQPLARALVTVPGHERPALRTLLDEVAEELNVKTVELADATTDLADRHLKPNFRALGPAFQQDAPNVAEALRTLGPHQAGALADQLAQGQATIDVDGRARAITADMVEVVETPRTGWQLTREGATSVALDTELTDELRTEGLARELIRAVNDRRKDLGLDLDQHIFLQVDIEPGDVAASLRGRGWLDVVGHEVLADEVRPGRVAGAHEIELSGGVRAAITVTPHNRA from the coding sequence ATGACCGACCCTGAGCGCGCGTGGCCCGACGTCACCAACCACCCCTCCTTCCCTGACCTGGACAAGGCTGTGCAGGCCCGCTGGCGCGAGCGCGGGGTGTTCGCCGAGAGCCTGCGCCGCCGAGATGGCGCGCCGATCTGGTCGTTCTACGAAGGCCCACCGACCGCCAACGGTCGGCCGGGTGTGCACCACGTCGAAGCGCGGGTCTTCAAGGACGTGTTCCCCCGGTACCGGACGATGAAGGGTTTCCAGGTCCCGCGGAAGGCCGGTTGGGACTGCCACGGCCTGCCGGTCGAGCTGGAGGTGGAGAAGGAGCTGGGCCTCAACTCCAAACCGGAGATCGAAGCGTTCGGCATCGAGGCGTTCAACCAGCGCTGCCGGGAGTCGGTCGGGCGGTACGTGCGCGACTTCGAGGACCTGACCGAGCGCATCGGGTTCTGGGTCGACATGTCCGACGCCTACTGGACCATGGACTCCGAGTACGTCGAGTCGGTCTGGTGGGCGCTCAAGAGGCTGTGGGACGACGACCTGATCTTCCGCGACCACCGGGTGACCCCTTACTGCCCGCGGTGCGGGACGGGGCTGTCGGACGCGGAGGTTGCGCTGGGCGGGTACCGGGACGTGGCCGATCCCAGCGTCTACGTCCGCTTCCCCATCGTCGATGGTCCGCTGGCGGAGCGGGGCGCCAGCCTCCTGGTGTGGACGACGACGCCGTGGACGCTGCCGAGCAACGCGGCGGTCGCCGTCGGGCCCGGCATCTCCTACGTCCTGGCCCGCGCGGCGCAGCGATCGGACGAGCTTTTGATCGTCGCTGCCGACCGCGTCACCGCCGTGCTGGGTGACGACGTCGAGGTGGTCGACCAGCTGACCGCGGGCGACCTCGTCGGCCTGCACTACGAGGCACCGTTCACGCTCGTGGAGATCGATGGCGACTACCGCTACGTGGTCGCCGCTGACGTGGTCACCACCACCGAAGGGTCGGGGCTGGTGCACATGGCGCCCGCGTTCGGCGAGGACGACCTCGCGATCGGACGTCGCGAGGGTCTCCCGGTGGTCAATCCCGTCGACCCGCAGGGCCGCTTCGATCGTGGACCGTGGGAGGGCCAGTTCGTCAAGGCCGCCGACCCGCTGATCATCGAGGCGCTGGACGAGGCGGGGGCGCTGGTGCGCGCCGGCACCTACGAGCACGCCTACCCGTTCTGCTGGCGGTGCAAGTCCCCGCTGATCTACTACGCGAAGCTGTCGTGGTACATCCGCACCACCGCCCGTCGCGCGGAGCTGCTCGCCCAGAACGCCAAGATCGACTGGCACCCCGAGCACATCCGCGACGGGCGCTTCGGGAACTGGCTCGAGAACAACGTCGACTGGGCGCTGTCGCGTGACCGCTACTGGGGCACGCCCCTGCCGTTCTGGCTCTGCCCCGACGGCCACGTCACCGTGGTGGCGTCCCGCGCGGAGCTGGGGCAACTCGCCGGGCTCGACCTCGACGACCTCGATCCCCACCGCCCGTACGTCGACGAGATCGTGGTGCCGTGCTCGGACTGTGGGCGCGACGCCCGGCGCGTGGAGGAGGTGGCCGACGCGTGGCTGGACTCGGGGGCGATGCCGTTCGCGCAGTTCGGCTACCCGCACCGCGGGCGGGATGCGTTCGCCGCCCGGTTCCCCGCCGATTTCATCGCCGAGGCGATCGACCAGACGCGCGGCTGGTTCTACACGCTCCTGGCCGAGTCGACCCTCGTGTTCGGCGAGACGCCGTACCGCAGCGTGCTGTGTCTGGGCCACATCGTGGACGAGGACGGCCGGAAGATGAGCAAGTCGCTGGGCAACGTGCTCGATCCCTGGACCCTCCTCGACCGCAGCGGGGCGGATGCGTTGCGCTGGCTGATGATCGCCGAGGGCAACCCGTGGCTCAACCGGCGCGTCAGCGTGGGACTCACCGATGACATCCTGCGCCGGTTCCTGCTCACGCTGTGGAACACCCACTACTTCTTCACCACCTACGCCCGGATCGACGGGTGGCATCCCCGCATCGGCGACGCCCCGCCGGTCGCCGACCGCCACCCGATGGACCGCTGGGTGCTGGCCGAGCTCGCGGATGTCTGCGATGCCGTGGACACCGCGCTGGAGCGCTACGACGTCACGACCGCCACGCGGCGGCTGGAGGACTTCGTCGACGACTTGTCCAACTGGTACGTGCGCCGCAGCCGCCGCCGGTTCTGGAAGTCCAGCGCGGAGGAGCCCCGCGACAAATCGTCCGCGTACGCGACGCTGCACGACGTCCTGGTCACGCTGTCGCAGCTGCTGGCGCCGTTCACGCCGTTCGTGGCCGACCAGCTGTGGGAGGATCTGGTGCGATCCCAGGACGCCGACGCTGCACCGTCGGTGCACCTGACCGACTACCCGGCGCCGCCACGCACCTGGCGAGACGACGCGCTGCGTGCCGCCATGGACACCGCCCGCCGCGTGGTCGAGGTCGGGCGGCAGGCCCGCAACCAGTCCGGGATCCGGATCCGCCAACCGCTCGCTCGCGCCCTGGTCACCGTGCCTGGACACGAGCGGCCCGCCTTGCGGACGCTGCTCGATGAGGTCGCGGAAGAGCTCAACGTCAAGACCGTCGAGCTGGCTGACGCCACCACCGACCTGGCCGACCGCCACCTCAAGCCCAACTTCCGTGCGCTGGGTCCCGCGTTCCAGCAGGACGCCCCGAACGTCGCCGAGGCGTTGCGGACACTGGGCCCGCACCAGGCCGGCGCCCTCGCCGACCAGCTCGCCCAGGGGCAGGCCACGATCGACGTCGACGGGCGCGCCCGTGCGATCACCGCCGACATGGTGGAGGTGGTCGAGACGCCGCGCACCGGCTGGCAGCTGACCCGTGAGGGTGCGACGTCGGTCGCGCTCGACACCGAGCTCACCGACGAGCTGCGCACCGAGGGCCTGGCCCGTGAGCTGATCCGGGCCGTCAACGACCGCCGCAAGGACCTCGGCCTCGACCTCGACCAGCACATCTTCCTGCAGGTCGACATCGAACCCGGCGACGTGGCCGCGTCCCTGCGAGGGAGGGGCTGGCTGGATGTGGTCGGCCACGAGGTCCTGGCGGACGAGGTCCGTCCCGGCCGGGTCGCCGGTGCCCACGAGATCGAGCTGAGTGGCGGGGTTCGGGCCGCGATCACCGTCACGCCGCACAACCGGGCGTGA
- a CDS encoding DivIVA domain-containing protein, whose product MPLTPNDIVNYPLKQAVRGYSVQQVDELLDRVADQLERLELQLQEARREAERVAARVDEMQETEVTLKRTLVTAQRAAEQTLEEARERAAEIVSEAHREAERIVARATDEARRTQVELRRDVDALEHRMETLRTLEEEYRSGLRIVAERHLRAVKEMAPVAPPAVRQSGTVDDTAQGRQGVAVPE is encoded by the coding sequence GTGCCCCTGACGCCCAACGACATCGTCAACTACCCGCTGAAGCAGGCCGTGCGCGGCTACTCCGTGCAGCAGGTCGACGAGCTGCTCGATCGGGTCGCTGATCAGCTCGAGCGGCTGGAGTTGCAGCTGCAGGAGGCCCGGCGCGAAGCCGAGCGTGTCGCGGCCCGCGTCGACGAGATGCAGGAGACCGAGGTCACGTTGAAGCGCACGCTCGTCACGGCACAGCGTGCCGCCGAACAGACGCTCGAAGAAGCCCGCGAGCGCGCCGCCGAGATCGTGTCCGAAGCGCATCGCGAAGCGGAGCGGATCGTGGCCCGCGCCACCGATGAGGCCCGAAGGACCCAGGTCGAGCTCCGGCGGGACGTCGACGCGCTCGAGCACCGCATGGAGACGTTGCGCACTCTTGAGGAGGAGTACCGATCGGGTCTTCGGATCGTCGCCGAACGTCACCTGCGTGCGGTGAAAGAGATGGCTCCCGTCGCCCCGCCGGCGGTCAGACAGTCGGGGACCGTAGACGACACAGCCCAAGGTCGGCAAGGTGTCGCCGTCCCCGAGTGA
- a CDS encoding YggT family protein — MVVVELICLLLLAVVILLLVYVVFSWIPSPPEPIRPLVRWVARIVNPMLEPLRRVLPPLQFGGIGLDMSVLVLFVVIFVIRGALRCPV; from the coding sequence GTGGTCGTTGTAGAGCTGATCTGTCTGCTGCTGCTCGCTGTGGTGATCCTGCTTCTGGTGTACGTGGTGTTCTCCTGGATCCCGAGTCCACCGGAACCGATCCGGCCGTTGGTGCGGTGGGTGGCGCGGATCGTGAACCCCATGCTGGAGCCGCTCAGGCGGGTGCTGCCGCCCCTGCAGTTCGGTGGGATCGGCCTCGACATGTCCGTTCTCGTGCTGTTCGTGGTGATCTTCGTGATCCGCGGGGCGCTGCGCTGCCCGGTGTGA
- a CDS encoding cell division protein SepF: MSSMWRKTLIYLGLVEEPEDDEYGPGTPRNTEPDFSAAPAQDDHRRAWPRAVGPDANVRPLRSEDRSSHVRPLDGGYARVAIVRATSFDDAAEQVGEGYRGGQAVLLDVGDVDTRTGRRLLDFVSGVIFALRGRIVPAGQRAFLLLPQGVDVPLEERRRLSDLGYHVDGAPSANA; encoded by the coding sequence ATGAGCAGCATGTGGCGGAAGACGCTCATCTACCTCGGGCTGGTCGAGGAGCCCGAGGACGACGAGTACGGCCCAGGGACCCCGCGCAACACGGAGCCCGACTTCTCCGCGGCCCCGGCTCAGGACGACCATCGTCGGGCCTGGCCTCGTGCGGTGGGGCCTGACGCGAACGTCCGACCGCTGCGCAGCGAGGATCGCTCGAGCCACGTCCGTCCCCTCGATGGCGGCTACGCCCGCGTCGCGATCGTGCGGGCGACCTCGTTCGATGACGCCGCCGAGCAGGTCGGGGAGGGCTACCGCGGCGGGCAGGCGGTCCTGCTCGACGTCGGCGACGTCGATACCCGCACCGGCAGGCGGCTGCTGGACTTCGTGAGCGGCGTGATCTTCGCTCTGCGCGGGCGGATCGTCCCCGCCGGCCAACGGGCGTTTCTCCTCTTGCCCCAGGGGGTGGATGTGCCGCTCGAGGAACGTCGACGCTTGAGCGACCTCGGCTACCACGTCGACGGCGCCCCGTCTGCCAACGCCTGA